Proteins encoded together in one Psilocybe cubensis strain MGC-MH-2018 chromosome 8, whole genome shotgun sequence window:
- a CDS encoding Tyrosinase P: MTPPLLPSLAGPLIRLLLLSVIISRSTCRHALDSDADLDAELNGKNASQDISSRQCSHLLKRQEWRTLSDEHKSEYIRAVKCTRKLPKLSSYAGVQSRFDDFQAVHIHTADSIHYTGHFLPWHRRFVTLFEQTLRRDCDYRGAIPIRTSPVFDPVTGFGGDGVKGTYTLPDNVTEESQIIRSTFVGCVMDGPFGYNASDPESFVVHGGPGKLVTTHCLVRGINDGFKQFLSADVVQNALRQQTYEEFRLALEGNDQHHRREESMDDSDLELSEHASGHLVVGGELGNLYSSPGEPLFFLHHANLDRIWWNWQIMDPDQRLADMSGNVLSDDVEDAPEDGLEWEDWISGQLPEDHDDQYNGIDFGGLNASSTVTLDLGLRFGPLGETIHIRDIMDITQFPSCYIYI, from the exons ATGACGCCCCCGCTTCTGCCCAGCCTCGCTGGTCCTCTCATCAGGCTACTTCTACTCTCTGTTATCATTTCTCGTTCAACGTGTCGTCATGCATTAGACTCCGATGCCGATCTCGATGCTGAACTCAACGGGAAGAACGCCAGTCAAGACATCAGCTCAAGGCAATGTAGCCATCTGTTAAAGCGTCAAGAGTG GAGAACGCTGAGTGACGAGCACAAGTCGGAATACATACGTGCTGTGAAGTGCACCAGGAAATTGCCCAAGCTATCTTCGTACGCCGGTGTGCAGTCGCGGTTCGACGATTTTCAAGCGGTTCATATCCACACGGCGGATTCAATACATTATACA GGGCACTTTTTACCTTGGCATCGCCGTTTCGTCACCCTATTTGAACAGACACTCCGGAGGGATTGCGATTATCGAGGCGCCATACC AATCCGCACTTCGCCCGTTTTCGATCCCGTAACAGGCTTTGGTGGGGACGGCGTAAAAGGGACTTATACCCTCCCTGACAACGTCACCGAGGAATCGCAAATTATACGCAGCACCTTCGTAGGGTGCGTAATGGACGGCCCATTTGGGTACAACGCCAGCGATCCAGAGAGCTTCGTTGTCCATGGAGGCCCGGGAAAGCTGGTCACGACACACTGCCTCGTGCGAGGTATTAACGATGGTTTCAAGCAATTCTTGAGCGCAGACGTAGTGCAGAACGCTCTTCGACAGCAGACCTACGAAGAGTTTAGATTGGCGCTAGAAGGAAACGACCAACATCATAGACGGGAAGAGTCCATGGATGACAGCGACTTGGAACTTTCAGAACACGCCTCTGGGCATCTTGTCGTCGGTGGTGAACTGGGGAATCTGTACTCTAGCCCGGGGG AACCCCTCTTCTTTTTGCATCACGCTAACTTGGATAGGATATGGTGGAACTGGCAAATCATGGATCCCGACCAGCGCCTTGCGGATATGTCGGGAAACGTTTTGTCGGATGACGTTGAAGATGCCCCCGAAGATGGATTAGAATGGGAGGATTGGATCTCTGGTCAACTGCCAGAGGACCACGATGATCAATACAATGGAATTGACTTTGGCGGATTAAATGCGTCAAGCACAGTCACTCTGGACCTCGGATTGCGCTTCGGCCCCCTAGGGGAGACAATCCACATTAGAGATATCATGGATATAACTCAGTTTCCCTCCTGCTACATATACATTTGA
- a CDS encoding Short-chain dehydrogenase RED3: MSPPMQVNVMGPIVLFQAMLPLLKKSPNPKFVPMSSTGGSIGGENLVASQVGGVCYGATKATLNWVARKIHFENDWIVAFPMSPGGVSTDLLSDTSDNDPTGIFKTFLTGNEPTAEEAAKLIMQVIDDSTRETSGGKFMHLDGSTIPW; the protein is encoded by the exons ATGTCACCGCCTATGCAGGTGAACGTCATGGGTCCGATTGTCCTGTTCCAAGCGATGCTTCCGCTTCTGAAAAAGAGTCCCAATCCCAAATTTGTGCCAATGAGCAGTACAGGTGGTAGTATCGGCGGCGAGAATCTTGTTGCAAGTCAAGTGGGCGGTGTATGCTATGGTGCAACTAAGGCCACACTAAATTGGGTCGCGCGAAAGATCCATTTCGAAAATGACTGGATTG TCGCTTTTCCAATGTCGCCCGGAGGTGTTTCAACAGACCTAT TGAGCGATACCAGTGACAATGACCCAACTGGAATATTCAAAACATTCCTGACTGGAAATGAGCCCACAGCTGAAGAGGCAGCGAAACTCATCATGCAAGTGATAGATGATTCGACAAGAGAAACAAGCGGTGGAAAATTCATGCATTTGGATGGTTCCACAATACCATGGTAA
- a CDS encoding piRNA biogenesis protein EXD1 gives MPTITLVDDLLKLDTCLADISSLGTTKLAVDLEGVDLCRHGKVSLLQILSYHSNIIWIIDITVLGKAAFDHTTAYGSSLRGVLESQGIVKVFFDVRNDADSLYHLFGVNLTNTYDLQVLEIAARRSQYLRVKFVTGLGKCIEQYLNPTPQWKRVKEEGIALFQPKQGGSFEVFETRPLDPRVQAYSAQDVELLFQLEAALESQLEGKAAAWKSAVIRISAERVAEAHNSVYAGHGQHRAIAPNFAV, from the exons ATGCCTACAATTACACTAGTGGACGATCTACTCAAGCTAGACACATGTCTTGCTGATATCTCATCGCTTGGGACTACGAAACTTGCTGTTGATCTCGAGGGAGTAGATTTATGTCGCCACGGCAAGGTCTCTCTCCTTCAAATATTGTcctatcattccaacatcATCTGGATCATTGACATCACCGTCCTCGGCAAAGCTGCCTTCGACCACACTACCGCATATGGTAGCTCGCTGAGAGGCGTATTGGAAAGTCAGGGGATCGTAAAG GTCTTCTTCGATGTCAGAAATGATGCCGATTCATTGTATCATCTTTTCGGGGTCAATTTGACCAACACATATGATCTTCAAGTGCTCGAAATCGCGGCGCGGCGTTCTCAATATTTGCGGGTCAAGTTCGTCACTGGCCTGGGAAAGTGCATCGAACAGTATTTGAACCCAACCCCCCAATGGAAGCGCGTTAAAGAAGAAGGGATTGCGCTGTTCCAGCCTAAACAAGGTGGCTCATTTGAAGTTTTTGAAACTAGGCCACTGGATCCACGCGTTCAAGCATACTCCGCCCAAGACGTCGAACTACTCTTCCAGCTCGAAGCCGCGTTGGAGAGTCAACTCGAAGGGAAAGCGGCTGCATGGAAAAGCGCTGTTATCAGGATCTCGGCAGAAAGGGTGGCCGAGGCGCACAACAGCGTGTATGCTGGCCACGGTCAACATCGTGCTATTGCGCCCAACTTCGctgtttaa